CCACCGGCCGCGCGACCGGAACCGGCGCAACCGCGCGGAACAGCGCGAATTCGCTGATCGCCGGGCAGACCGGGGCCTCCAGCACGACCAAGCGCACCCGGCGCGCGGCGACCGGGCGATCCAGCCGCAGGATCCGCTGTGCCCCGATGCATTGCGCTTCGGCCAGCCGCCGCCATTGCCCATCGACCTCGGCTTCGATCGCGAAGCGGGTGACGCGCACGCCCAGCGGCAGGTATTCGCGCAGCCGGATCAGGTCGAAGCTGCGCATCGCCGACAGGTCCAGCGTCAGCGTCGGCGTGGTGACGTCGTCCGGCGTGGACCAGTAGCTGTCCGCCTGGCGGTCGAGCACGCGTGCCGGCTCGAACCCGGGACCGCGGGACGCGCTGGCGCTGGCCTTGGCGCCCTTGGCCAGATCGATGGCGAAGCTGGCGCGGATCGCGTCGCCGAAGCTCTGCAGCACCGCGACGTCGTGGTCGGCGATGCGGCCGCGTCGGTCGGGCGGAAGATTGAGGTTCATGTTGGTGCCGCGCGCGACCGAGGTGTCGAAGTAGCGCACCAGGTTCTCCGGGCTGCGCACCTTGCCGTCTTCGTCGGCATGGTAGAACCAGCCTGGGCGGATCGAGGTGTTGGTCTCGGCGGGCCACCACAGTGCCGCCCCGCGCACGCCGGCATTGCCGTTTTCCTGGGTATACGGGGCATTGGGCATGGTCGGCCAGCACGGATCGCCAGCGACGCCGTCCTCGTTGCCGACCCAGCGGATGTCGGCGCCGAGCGGGTCGAAGGTGCAGGCCAGCGGCTGGTGCTGGTGGACCAGTTCGATCATCCGCGGCCAGTCGTAGTAGGCGGGCGCATCGAGCTTGCGCGTCTCGCGCGCACCGCCATAGTAGCCGTCGCCGCCATTGGCGCCGTCGAACCAGAATTCGAACAGGTCGCCGTAGCCCGTGCACAGTTCGACGATCTGCTTGCGGAAATAGTCGAGATATCCGGGGCGACCGTACTCGGCGTGGTTGCGATCCCAGGGGGACAGGTAGATGCCGAAGGCCAGGCCAGCGCGCCGGCACGCCGCCGCCATTTCGCCGACGATGTCGCCCTTGCCGTTCTTGTAGGGCGAATTGCGAATGCAATGCTCGGTCAGGCGTGTCGGCCAGAGGCAGAACCCATCGTGGTGCTTGGCGGTAAAGATGAGCCCTTTCAGATTGCCGGCCTTGGCCGCGGCCACGATCTGATCGGCGGAGAAATCGCTGGGATCGAATTTGCGCGGATCTTCGTCGCCGTAGCCCCATTCCTTGTCGGTAAAGGTGTTCATCGCAAAATGCACGAAGGCGTATTGCTCCCACCGGTGCCACCGCAGCTGTCGCGCGCTGGGCACGGCGCCCCACGGCGCCGGCGCCCTGGGACGCGGTGCAGCCGCGATCTGAGCGGCGGATGCGCTGAAACCTGCGGCGACGGCCACAACACCCGTGGCAAGAAAGGTACGACGATCGATCATTAGCGCCTCCGACTCTGCACAAGGTCCGATCTTAGCTTTTCCGACGGCGGATGAGTCCGCCTTCGAAGCTACGGACGGTCGTGCAATGGGGAGAAGGTCAATCCGTGTGGCGATCCTTCGCCGCATGCTTGGGTAATGAACTGCGCGCTGTCGCCGATCCCGTTTCCATGGACACGTGCAGCTGACGCCCAGACGACTCGACCGTGCTTGCCATGGACTCGGCATTGCAGGTGCGGCGTACCGACCGGACATTCCTTGCCTCCCCGATTGACCTTCCTACATGTGTCCATGGAATCGGAGCGGCGCCCGGAGTTCCACCGTGGATCGCCAGGCGACGCATCGGGCCATGGAGCCAGGCTGAAGCCGCGCCACCCTGTCCTTTGCTGGCTGCACACGTCCATACTTGCCCACGGCCAGCCAACCTGAAATTCCTTAACCCATTGAATCAGATGCAAAATCGAGAAAAGACCCAAGCTCCTGGAAGCGCAGCGGAGCATACCCCGCTGATGAAGCAGTTCTTCGCCGCCAAGTCCGACTACCCGGACCTGCTGCTGTTCTTCCGCATGGGCGATTTCTACGAGCTGTTCTACGACGACGCGCGCAAGGCCGCGCGCCTGTTGGACATCACCCTGACCCAGCGCGGCAGCTCTGGCGGCGCGCCGATCCCGATGGCCGGGGTGCCGGTGCATGCCTACGAAGGCTACCTGGCGCGGCTGGTGGCGCTGGGCGAGTCGGTCGCGATCTGCGAGCAGATCGGCGATCCGGCGCTGGCCAAGGGCCTGGTCGAGCGCAAGGTGGTGCGCGTGGTCACCCCAGGCACGGTCACCGACGAGGCGCTGCTCGACGAGCGCCGCGACACCTTGCTGATGGCGATCGCGCGCAACAAGCACGGCTACGGCCTGGCCTGGGCCGACCTGGCCGGCGGCCGTTTTCTGGTCAATGAGGTCGACAGCGAGGACGCGCTGGAAGCCGAACTGGCGCGGCTGGAGCCGGCCGAACTGCTGGTCCCCGACGAGGACCAGTGGCCGGAGTTCCTGCGCGAGCGCCGCGGCGTGCGCCGCCGCGCGCCGTGGCTGTTCGACGCCGACAGCGGCCGCCGCCAGTTGTTGAATTTCTTCCAGTTGCACGACCTCACCGGTTTCGGCATCGACGACAAGCCGCGCGCCACCGCCGCCGCCGGCGCGCTGCTCGGCTACGTGGAGGAGACGCAGAAGCAGCGCCTGCCGCACCTGACCGCGATCGCGATGGAGACCGCCGCCGAGGCGATCGCGATGAACGCCGCCACCCGCCGCCACCTGGAGCTGGACACGAGGGTGGACGGCGACACCCGCAACACGCTGCTCGGCGTGCTCGACAGTACGGTCACGCCGATGGGCGGACGCCTGCTGCGGCGTTGGCTGCACCGGCCGCTGCGCCTGCGCGAGGTGCTGGTGCAGCGCCACCACGCGGTCGGCACGCTGATCGACCGCGGCGCCGATGCCGACCTGCGCGACGCGTTCCGCGCGCTCGGCGACATCGAGCGCATCCTCACCCGCGTGGCGCTGCGCTCGGCGCGCCCGCGCGATTTCTCCACGCTGCGCGACGGCCTGGGCCTGCTGCCGACGGTGCGCGCGATCCTGGCGCCGCTGGATTCGCCGCGGCTGGCGGCGCTGGCCGCCGAACTGGGCCAGCACGACGAGATCGCGCACCTGCTGGCCGCGGCGATCGCCGAACAGCCGCCGCTCAAGCTCAGCGACGGCGGCGTCATCGCCGCCGACTACGACGCCGAGCTGGACGAACTGCGCCGGCTCAGTACCCATGCCGACCAGTTCCTGATCGACCTGGAAGCGCGCGAACGCGCCAGCAGCGGCATCGCCACGCTGAAGGTCGGCTACAACCGCGTGCACGGCTACTACATCGAGATCAGCAAGGGCCAGGCCGACAGGGCGCCGGTGCACTACACGCGGCGGCAGACGCTGACCAACGCCGAGCGCTACATCACCGAGGAACTGAAGAACTTCGAGGACAAGGTGCTGTCGGCGCGCGAGCGCGCCCTGTCGCGCGAGAAGCTGCTGTACGAGGCCCTGCTGGACACGCTGGGCGAGCGCCTGGAACCGCTCAAGCGCGCCGCCGCCGCGCTCAGCGAACTGGACGTGCTGGCCGCTTTCGCCGAGCGCGCGCAGGCGCTGGACTGGGCGCAACCGGAACTGGACACCGCGCCGTGCCTGCGCATCGAGCGCGGCCGCCACCCGGTGGTGGAAGCGGTGCGCGAGCAACCGTTCGAACCCAACGACCTGGACCTGCATCCGGACCGGCGCATGCTGGTGATCACCGGCCCGAACATGGGCGGCAAGTCCACCTACATGCGCCAGAACGCGCTGATCGTGCTGCTGGCGCACATCGGCAGCTACGTGCCGGCCACCCGCGCGGTGATCGGCCCGATCGACCGCATCCTGACCCGCATCGGCGCCGGCGACGACCTGGCGCGCGGCCAGTCCACCTTCATGGTCGAGATGGCCGAGA
The Xanthomonas sp. AM6 DNA segment above includes these coding regions:
- the mutS gene encoding DNA mismatch repair protein MutS, whose product is MQNREKTQAPGSAAEHTPLMKQFFAAKSDYPDLLLFFRMGDFYELFYDDARKAARLLDITLTQRGSSGGAPIPMAGVPVHAYEGYLARLVALGESVAICEQIGDPALAKGLVERKVVRVVTPGTVTDEALLDERRDTLLMAIARNKHGYGLAWADLAGGRFLVNEVDSEDALEAELARLEPAELLVPDEDQWPEFLRERRGVRRRAPWLFDADSGRRQLLNFFQLHDLTGFGIDDKPRATAAAGALLGYVEETQKQRLPHLTAIAMETAAEAIAMNAATRRHLELDTRVDGDTRNTLLGVLDSTVTPMGGRLLRRWLHRPLRLREVLVQRHHAVGTLIDRGADADLRDAFRALGDIERILTRVALRSARPRDFSTLRDGLGLLPTVRAILAPLDSPRLAALAAELGQHDEIAHLLAAAIAEQPPLKLSDGGVIAADYDAELDELRRLSTHADQFLIDLEARERASSGIATLKVGYNRVHGYYIEISKGQADRAPVHYTRRQTLTNAERYITEELKNFEDKVLSARERALSREKLLYEALLDTLGERLEPLKRAAAALSELDVLAAFAERAQALDWAQPELDTAPCLRIERGRHPVVEAVREQPFEPNDLDLHPDRRMLVITGPNMGGKSTYMRQNALIVLLAHIGSYVPATRAVIGPIDRILTRIGAGDDLARGQSTFMVEMAETSYILHHASAQSLVLMDEIGRGTSTYDGLALADAVARHLVHHNRCYTLFATHYFELTALADESVEGGASGIANVHLDAVEHGDKLVFMHAVKDGPANRSFGLQVAALAGLPKSTVAQARRRLAELEQRGGESHASQMAPQALDAPQQFGLFAATPSAAQDALAALDPDELTPKQALEALYRLKSLL
- a CDS encoding alpha-L-fucosidase encodes the protein MIDRRTFLATGVVAVAAGFSASAAQIAAAPRPRAPAPWGAVPSARQLRWHRWEQYAFVHFAMNTFTDKEWGYGDEDPRKFDPSDFSADQIVAAAKAGNLKGLIFTAKHHDGFCLWPTRLTEHCIRNSPYKNGKGDIVGEMAAACRRAGLAFGIYLSPWDRNHAEYGRPGYLDYFRKQIVELCTGYGDLFEFWFDGANGGDGYYGGARETRKLDAPAYYDWPRMIELVHQHQPLACTFDPLGADIRWVGNEDGVAGDPCWPTMPNAPYTQENGNAGVRGAALWWPAETNTSIRPGWFYHADEDGKVRSPENLVRYFDTSVARGTNMNLNLPPDRRGRIADHDVAVLQSFGDAIRASFAIDLAKGAKASASASRGPGFEPARVLDRQADSYWSTPDDVTTPTLTLDLSAMRSFDLIRLREYLPLGVRVTRFAIEAEVDGQWRRLAEAQCIGAQRILRLDRPVAARRVRLVVLEAPVCPAISEFALFRAVAPVPVARPVANAPDVLSAAGWRIVEASAPGAEKLLDDDAGTVWVVPAPKPGHPAQVTIDLGALRQVAGFSLTPSRAVMNGAAPPKGYRAESSEDGRHWQPAGAGELANIAYALSTQRLNFPDVRQIRYLRLSFAETAVPAERLAIAGIGAFSRLR